The following DNA comes from Pongo pygmaeus isolate AG05252 chromosome 9, NHGRI_mPonPyg2-v2.0_pri, whole genome shotgun sequence.
ACAGTAGACACTTTATGGGCGTTCatgctatttttattacatttctcttgtaatttttgaaacagagtctcattctgtcccccaggctggagtgtcatggtgagatcttggctcactgcaacctctggctcccgtgttcaagcaattcttgtgcctcagcctcctgagtagctgggactactggcacacgccaccatgcccagctaatttttgtagttttagtagagacagggtttcaccatgttgggcaggctggtctcaaattcctggccacaagtgatctgcctgcctcagcctcccaaagtgctgggtttacaggcatgaccaCTGCACTTAGCCtctcttataattttttaaataaaaaatgtcttcCTCTTTCTGAAATCACTACTGCAGTCTCACAACTACCCTGGTTGTTAATGATCTCTTCTCTTGAAATAGTAAATACCTTGAGGAATTCCAGCTTGGTAATAGATTCTAGTTTTGGCTCTTCTTAACTATACATgtagattttacttttattatttgtgGTGTCTTTGAAAGAGGAGCAGCTGTGCTTTTGTCAGAGAAACATTTAATCCAGCACATATTGATGAGGATACCAAAATGGGTACCAGTTGTTTTAATTCCATCTGGACTTGCGGATAATATTATGATAACTTTTCATCTTGTTCTTAAGTGCCATTCTAAATCCTTCATCCCTTTCTTCACCTCTTTCTTCAAATTTGCTGGTCTCTCtccaagaaaatatgaataaattgaCTGTTCTCTTGTTTTTAAATCCAATTTCTAGCATCTTTACAGTTAGCTAGATTTGCCATTCATAAATGAAGTACAGTACTAGCTGGCCACTAGTGGAGTACTGACATAATTGAATGTGCTTATAGCATCCTGCCTGATTGAACATCCCCGTGGCACAGGTGTTCTGCATCTTTAAAAGCCTCTTGTTACCAGGGAGCAGCTTTGACTTTTCACACCGGGTGCACATTTGGTACAAGCAGTGAATGAAGGTGAtgcatgaataaatatttgtgtccAGCCCACACATCTGCTTCTTTCGGTCTCTAGTGAGTTCAtcctggtttgttttgttttgttttgttttccagctgCTGTGACTTACTCGAAGCCTCGGTTGGCCACATTTTGGTACTACGCCAAGGTTGAGCTCGTTCCTCCCACCCCTGCTGAGATCCCTAGAGCTATTCAGAGCCTGAAAAAAATAGTCAATAGTGCTCAGACTGGTAGCTTCAAACAGCTCACAGTTAAGGTAACCATGGGCTAAATGAAAACGGATGTGCATAACAGAAAATGTCTTCCCTTGggatttttctgattgttttgatTAATATATACGTTTCCAATGAGGCTGAATCCAGCATAATGAAGAAAAAACTTTTGACTGCTGAGGAAGATACTTACTTTTCTAACTTTGTCACCTGGGTAGAAATAATTAGCCCATTTTATGTCTTAGTTTCCTAAGAGTCTTAAACCTAGCAAAAAAGTGACCATTTTTATTgggaaatttttttcctttcctatatTAGATAGTATACTAAAATATGATGGCTTGCTTTGCTGAGTCTGTACTTTTTTCATCTGTAGTCCTGAGATTGTCCCCAGTTCAGCCAAAACATCTCTTGAACTATGTCACACAGTTAGGAAGCTAACAATTCTtatatataagataaaaataCCAAACTGGGTTATTGAATTGTGTGAAGATAAAATCTAAAAACTGTAAGAATTGGAACTTGCAGCCATGTGCAGTCActtcctgcctataatcccagtactttgggaggccaaagtaggaggattgcttgaggccaggagttcaagaccagcctggacaacatagcaaggccctatctctatccaaaaaagtgaaaaaaaattgccaggtgtggtggcatgcacctgtagtcccaactacttgggaggctgaggcaagaggatcacttgagcccaggagttagaggaggcagtgagctatgattgtgtcactgcctgggtgacagagtaagaccctatcacttaaaaaaaaggaaaaaaggctgggcgcagtggcccacgcctgtaatcccagcactttgggaggccgaggcgggcagatcacgaggtcaggagatcaagaccgtcctggctaacacggtgaaaccccatctctactaaaaatccaaaaaattagccgggcgtggtggcgggcgcctgtagtcccagctacttgggaggctgaggcaggagaatggcatgaacctgggaggcggagtttgcagtgagccaagattgcgccactgcactccagcctgggtgacagagcgagactccgtctcaaaaaaaagaagaatgaaaaaaaagaactggaactTGGATTTTATTTGCATCATCAAAGCACAGAGTACAAAAAGCCTAAATAATTGCTAGTTTTAGAGCCTACATCCTGGGAAGTATGGTTGTTTTTCAGAAGACTTCCATAAATTTCTGGTCTAATTTGATGGGGAAAATTCACTTCCAGAAGTGCTAAAAGGAAAAGGTCCAGTTTTGTTATGGAAAGTTATTTTTTCAACTAGAATTTCAAGATCCATATTCTTGCTCCATGTATTAATAACAGTGCTTTCCTGAGCCATGTGTGCATATTTCTCTTTGGGACAACAAAATGTTGATATGAATACCAGATACTTGGTCAGAGTTAAGTCAaatactgaatgaataaaaatgaggtCTAAAGGGGAAGACAGCACTTCATCTTTCAGCAGATTTTCTTTTGCCAgacaaaaatgtctattcagagaCTCAGCCTTCCTAGAGCCATCCTTTCATATGAATGCCCTCTCTAAATGCTCCAGCTATATCCAGGATGTGGATTGTTTTAGGGCTCATAAAGTGTCTCATAAACTTATAATGAAAGGGTTAAGTCAGTTCAGGTCTTTAAAGAATGCTTTGAAAGAATTTATAAGCTCCGACTACTTACCTTACAAAATTGAAGGTTCAAGGGTTCTCAGCAGTTGAACAGAAGTAATGTTAGTAATTCTCAACTTTGACTAAAACTGCCTTCTAGTTTGAATAGCATCTTTTATGTTCTTTGTCTCCTTAATTCTGGAAAAGAAtagtttcaaatatatatatatatatatataagataccTTAAAATGTATGCTTCTTTTTTCAGGAAGCTGTGCTGAATGGTTTGGTGGCCACTGAGGTATTGATGTGGTTTTATGTCGGAGAGATTATAGGGAAGCGTGGCATCATTGGCTATGATGTTTGAAGACCAATCTTTAACATCTGATtatatttgatttattatttgaGTGTTGTTGGACCATGTGTGATCAGACTGCTATCTGAATAAAATAAGATTTCTCAAAACTCAGTGTTTTCTCCATCAGATACTCCATGAAAGGTCACAATTTCTCTTGATATTAAGCTGGGTTGTATTTAAACAACTCTAAATGCACGTCTGTTTAGCCCACAATTGGAAAGGATATATGTGGCAATATTAACCTGGTACATGAATATATGGGgataacattttaatttgaaggtttggaatatatatatttaagcttTATTTCCAGAACAGTGAGGGTTAGGTCTTGGGAAAACTATAACTTGCCAAAGTAGAAGAAATAGTAGTACCATATGCCAAAGTGATAGAGATGAATCATGTCAGTAGTTAGAAAGAATAACATTTCAACTGTTTCTCTTTGCTAAAATCACAGAAAGACCCTATTGACAACATCTATGTCTGTAAAAATGTTAGAGTACTTGTCATCTTGAATATAGCCTCCCCAAGAGAGAACAGGGTGGTATTCTAAGTATGTATCTTTGTAACATCTTTAACAGTAGGACAGAGCCATACATTTGAAATCTGATTTTTATGTGTGTTATTCGTTTGTCTGGTTTTACTACCtttgcaaaaacaaaataccCTACAGATATTTAAACAAGGTTATAATTTAGCATCTTCCCTGGATCTAAATAGTATATTATAtcctgaaataaatgaaatgattgCTATTAGTCTGTCTTCTGGAGCGATTTTATTGGGTATATAGGAGAGACTGATCATTCCTTAGCTTTTCCGTGGGATCTTACAATCCTTAATTGACTCATTGGTACTTTCCTAAATCCACTGTTATTCTTGCAGCCACAGCAAAACATGCAGTACCAACCGATGATAAGCAAAAGGTGGCtgcatatttattataaaaacattatGGCTCACAATATAGTATTAATCCTTTAATAGTGTTGAACCTTTATCCAGTCAATCCCAAATTTACCCACTGCATTTAGAACACTGCTATTTTAGCCTAATAAACGTCACAGCTTATCTAAGTGATAGGCAAGAAAGTCCCCATAGAGACTGCCACGCTGCTAAAATGTGAAGTAATGCCTAACTTGTTCCTGCAATAAACAGGTGGTCAAAACTGAAACGACCTCTTTTCAAAAAGTGCTCAGAAAGACTGATATGAGAATGGCAATCAGTTTCTTTTTCATACAGTGCATGACTATTCAAATTAACCGGAAAAAAACAAGGTAGGAGATCAGCTAGTACTAGTTAAAACCTACAGACACCTAGTTGATTAATGATATGTAATGTGATTGTTTTTAACGCCACGGTCACACCAGAAGGTcctcaaaataaacatttactactcacttcactgcaacttcctcctcttTTGCCATACACAACACCTCTGGCCTCCCCTGTGGCTAATAGTGCATGTACGGAATTTTCTTAGGTTAAAATAGCAGTCAGCTCCTTGAAGTGGCCACTTGACTTCACCAgacttgtttctctttttttgtcctCATCAACCCCAAATATCTTCTAACAGAACTGTTGAGGCTTTCACTGAATTTGTGTGCTGCCAAGTGTTTGTCATTGGCAAACTCAGTGTTTATTGTGCACCTCCTAAGTTCCAGGCACAGTTAAAATGGCAGAAACATTCATGAACAAGACTGTTACCCGTTTCAGAGTTTGATCTGGTAAGACAGGTAATTAGGCATGCAATTAGTGTAATAAGATGTGAGAAGTACTATAATGAGGGAAGGGGAAGGTATACTTGAAAGGCTAacccagggccgggcgcggtggctcacccctgtaatcccagcactttgggaggccaaggcgggcggatcatgaggtcagcagtttgagaccagcctggccaatacagtgaaaccctgtctccactaaaaatacaaaaattagccaggcatggtggcgcacacctgtagtcccagctactcaggaggctgaggcaggagaatcacttgaacccaggaggtggcggttgcagtgagctgagatcatgctattgcactctagcatgggcaacagagcaagactctgtctcaaaaaaaagaaaaggaaagctaaCCCAGGGAAGAAGGAGGTTCAAGGGAGGTTGTCAGAGAAAATAGTAGCTATATAAACCAGGAGAGTAAGTTAGCCAAGAAGAATGGAGCAAGGTATGCTGGCCAGGTGAAACAACCTGTGCAAAAGCTATTGTCAGAAAAAGTGTAGTACATTGATGGCCTGAGAGTGTAAGTGTGGCCAAATGGCCAGGCAGAGGAGCGCACTGAGAGGTAAAGCCAGAGATGGTGGGGACCAGATTGTATTTTATGCCTATTAAG
Coding sequences within:
- the ATP5MG gene encoding ATP synthase subunit g, mitochondrial is translated as MAQFVRNLVEKTPALVNAAVTYSKPRLATFWYYAKVELVPPTPAEIPRAIQSLKKIVNSAQTGSFKQLTVKEAVLNGLVATEVLMWFYVGEIIGKRGIIGYDV